TAGTTGAGCAAGCGGTTTGCTACATACAAGGCTTCATTTGGTGAAGTCGACGGCTCGTTTGTACAGGGTGCTCTGATTAGTTGAGTGGGTGATTGGCTATATACATGGCTTTATTTAGTGAAGTCGATGGCTCGTTTGTACAGGGTGCTCTGATTAGTTGAGCAGGTGATTTTCTATGTACATGTTTTTGGTATCAGCGGTCTGACTCCAAGGTACCTCTGCAAAGGATTCAAAGATTAGCCCTAGCTGTACCAAAAATATTCAAGTAAAGGAGAAAGAGAGATAATCTTAGGCAAGTGGCGGATTCTTCATTTGACCCAGTGTGGTCTTAGTGCTTCCTTGCTCCATGTTGACCCTGCACTCAAAGAAAAGTTTTTAGTGGGGGCGAGGAAGCTGGTTTGTGTCGAACAGAATGTTGGTTTGCCCTGGCCTTTGATATGTTTGCACCGCGAAGTTCGGTAGGTGGAACAAATTACTAtaatttatagaaaatatttttaaaatactttgtTTTTAAGACAAAATGTCGTTGTTCCGAATTATGACATGTTACGAAAAGTTCTCCACACGCGAACGTTTCTTCCTGAAAACTTTGTCTTTTTGATGGAGATCTTCCGTGATGCTTCTGACAACGCTACTGCTTGCCGTTGCGATTGCATCCTAATTCAAACTAATGCATTACCAGGGTTTTCCTAGGGCTATGACCGAACCCTTTCAGGTTGCCTGCATATCCAAAATGGAATCAGGTCTGAACGTAGTTCATGGATTATAATAAAATATGACGAAGATGACCGAGCCTAACTCAggcagcctacgtatccaaatggaatcaggtcaaaGCGTAGTTAGATTACAATagatgcaaaatgatgagattaaGAATGGAAATGGCCGAGTCTGACTCAGACTGCCTacatatccaaatggaatcaggcgagaacgtagttcaattacaaaagacgactgaatccgatgaggattgcctacgtattcctttCTAAATAAATCAAGTTGGCGTAGTTCCTAAGCAATATACAAAAGTGATATTTggttttctattacaaaagagaATGGGGGAGGGGGAGAAACTGAaccctacgtgggttgcctacgtatccctctgTGGGAAGTCAGGTTGAGCATAGTTCTGTTACATTAAAACCTAAGTCTATGTGTCTTCAAACATAGTATATCTTGATTACGTCTAAATTGATGGTCTTCGTGTTGATTCTTCCATCCATTTTTGCTAAGATTATATCTCCACTCGATAGTGCTCGGTGAACCACGTAAGGACTTTGCCAGTTTGGTgcaaattttcctttggcttcttcttgatgGGGAAAAATTTTCTTCAAGACCAACTGCCCCGGTGCGAACTGGCGAGGCTTCACTCTCTTGTTAAATACATTGGCCATCATGTTCTGATATAGCTTACTATGGCATACTGTATCCATTTTTTTTGCGTCAATGAGAATAAGTTGCTCCTGTCTGACCCGTATCCACTATGCGTCATCCAATTTTGCCTCTTGAATGACCCTTAAATGTGATATTCCTTCCTCTGCGGGTATCACAACTTCAGTGTCGTATACCAACATGTACGGCGTTGCCCTATTAGATGTTCTCATGGTGgtccgataacccaataaggcaAAAGatagtttctcgtgccattgtctgtgaTTGTCCACTTTCTTTCATAGaatcctcttgatattcttgttggctgcctcgacttcCCTATTCATTTGtagtctgtaggctgtggaattgcGGTGGACAATTCTGAATTTCTTGTAGATTGCTCTCCTGAGGTCGCTGTTGAGGTTAgcggcattgtcagtgatgatggATTCCGGTATTCCAAACCTACAGATGATGTTGTTCTGGACGAAATCTTCCACTACCTTCTTTGTGACTGCCTTGTAAGTagatgcttcaacccatttagtgaaatagtcgataaCTACCAAGATGAAGTGATGCCAATTTGATGCGACAGTCTCTATAGGTCCAATCACGTCCATACCCCAAGCGGTGAACGACCAGGGTAAACCCATTACGTTTAATTTATTTGGCGGAACCCAGATTAAATCCCCATGAatctggcactggtgacacttctgTACGTAGCGGATACTGTcgctttccatagtcatccaaaagaaTCCAGCTCTCAAGATCTTCTTGACTAATGTgaacccattcatgtggggtatGCACGTTCCTGCATGTATTTCCTCCAATAGTCTGGTTGCCTCGCCAGCGCCTACACATCTGAACAAACTAAATTTTgggtcctcctgtacaggatttcCCTGTTGAGGAAAAAGTGGTTTGCTAGTCTCCTAAGGGCTCGCTTTTGACCATTAGTAGCATTCTCCGGGTATTCTATGGTTGCAAAGAATTTCCTAATGTCGTATACCATGGTTTACCATCTAGTTCTTCATCTACATGGAAGAAATATGCATGTTGATCCCTGATCTCTACCTCGATAGAGTCGAtgtagttcttgtctggatgctgaatcatagatgataAAGTTGCAAGGGCGTCGGCAAACTCGTTCTGAATCCTAGGGACGTGCTTGAACTCAATCTTCGTGAACTTATTGCTTAGCCCCTTCATGCATTGCAGGTACGGAAGTATCTTGACATTCTTGGTGGACCATTCCCCTTGGACTTTGTGTATCAATAGATCGGAATCCCCTATGACCAAAAGTTCTTTGAcattcatgtcgactgccattctGATCCCGATGATGCGCGCTTCGTATTCatccatattattggtacaagggAATCTTATCTTGGCCGATGCTGGATAATGTTGTCCAGATTCCGAAATCAGGACTGCCCCAATTCCGACTCCTTTGAAGTTCgctgctccatcaaaaaacattctccatctAGGGTAAGATTCTGCAATATCCTCTCCAGCAAATAACACTTCTTCATCGGAAAAATACGTAGTAAATGGCTCGTAATCCCCATCTACCGGATTCTCTACGAGGTGGTCGGCTAAAGCTTGCCCTTTGATAGCCTTATGAAttatgtacacaatgtcaaattcgTTGAGGAGAATTTGCCATTTAGCTAGCTTTCTAGTAGGTTTCTAGAAGATGTACTTGAGCAGGTCGAGTTGAGATATCAGATGCGTAGTGTATGCTGACATATAATGCATTAGTTTCTGGGCAatccaagttagagcacaacaagtgcgttctatcAAAGTATACTTGGCCTAGCATggcgtgaacttcttgcttaagtAGTAGATGGCCTACTCCTTTCTCCCAGTTTTGTCATGCTGTCCTAACACACAACCGAAGACGTTATCCAAGACTGAAAAATATAGTAACAACTTCCCGAGTTCGGAGGGAACCAACACTGGTGGATTTGACAGATACACCTTGATTCTGGCGAAGGCTTTCTGGCACTCTTCTGTCCATTTTGTGGCAGCATCCTTTTTTAGTAAtttgaaaatgggttcacagaTTACCTTGGACTaggctatgaagcgactgatataatTCAATATACCTAGGAAGCTCATTACATCTTTCTTGCTCTTTGGCGGTGATAACTCCTGAATgaccttgatttttgatgggtctagttCTATTCCcttcctgcttacgatgaagcctaACCgttttccagcagggactccAAACGCGCATTTTTCCgggttcaacttcaaactgtACCTTCGCAGGCAttcgaaaaatttcctcaaatcgtGCAAATGCTCCGAACTCTTTCaagattttatgatgacatcatccacatacacttcagtctccttatgaatcatgtcgtgaaaacgggttgtcatggccctcatgtaggtggcaccagtATTCTTGAGGCCGAACAACATAACTTTATAACAGTAGACTccccaaggtgtggtgaaagttgtcttctctgcatcttcctcttGCATCAAGATTTGGTGATACCCAGCGAAATAATCCACAAACAACTACAATTTATGCTTCGCACAATTATTGATGAGGATGTGAAAATTTGGCAGGGGAAAACTAGCTTTGTTGAGATCTTGGTAATCCACACATATTCTGATCTTTCCATATTTCTTGGGTACTGGGATGATATTTGCCAACCAGTTGGGATAATCGGTGACCCTTACCACATTCGCCTCTATCTGGTTGGTCACTTCTTCCTTTATCCTTAGACTTAAACCAGGTTTGAATTTCCTAGGTTTCTACTTGATCGGCGATCTGGCAGGATCGGTGGGCAGTCGATGCAAGAAAATGTCGGTGCTTAATCCtgacatatcatcatatgaccatgcgaacaCATCGATGTACTGTCGGAGGAGCACAACCAGTTTTTCTTTCCACTCGGCTTCTAGATGAATGCTGATTCTGGTTTCTTTCACGTCTTCTTCACTTCTAAGATTGACCACTTCTGTTTCTTCGAGGTTAGGATTTTTCTAACTCTCCATTTGTTCGATCTCCTGCAGGAGATCGTCTGGCATCATACTCCTCGTAATCTAGGTCATTACGCTCGACGgtttcattacatgtcacaatcgcGGAACGTGGGTTTTTAGCAttttgattactgaaaagaaaagctaagtataaatgaaatggaaaataaagttgcaatatttgagaaaatgattcttcttatttcatcaaaagaggaACGTTTTGAGCATTCaaaagaggcaaatgacaaaaaggtacagACATGATGCAGGCCTCAATTGTCCATGCgcttttcaaaaaaaaacttttacagctccatactaccaagactcccggcGAACCAAAGATGGACTGGCAGTCCAATTCCTCAGCCCTTCCCCTGGTTCTGCATCCCTGATAGTCGGTG
This DNA window, taken from Nicotiana tabacum cultivar K326 chromosome 4, ASM71507v2, whole genome shotgun sequence, encodes the following:
- the LOC142180110 gene encoding uncharacterized protein LOC142180110, which translates into the protein MGLPWSFTAWGMDVIGPIETVASNWHHFILVVIDYFTKWVEASTYKAVTKKVVEDFVQNNIICRFGIPESIITDNAANLNSDLRRAIYKKFRIVHRNSTAYRLQMNREVEAANKNIKRIL